One window of the Eucalyptus grandis isolate ANBG69807.140 chromosome 8, ASM1654582v1, whole genome shotgun sequence genome contains the following:
- the LOC104417120 gene encoding UPF0481 protein At3g47200 isoform X3: MLRSMPPTSLEHSIFRVRHQLRKVNEKAYDPEVLAIGPYHYGNDKFKFMEKQKLRYLQQLLERRKESVDRYMPTLREMEQRACNCYAETIDLSQEKFLAMMLIDGCFIVELFRKYNNKIPIDEDDLLMHGLGIRNSIMRDLLLLENQLPLFVLSKLHDLTKDPGDESEFGFYARVYFDVPIQNWTIGEETEHLLHLYHTWHTSDLPKPNRSDCLLVCTPIKFSATELRDSRVKFKAEKGDQLSDIKFENETLEIAVLKVEDHTESKFRNLVAYEQHCRRRDINYFTDYVNFMDNLINSSMDVEFLRRAGIIENYLRDDKVVAQMFNQMGNHVAISNSYYCKIFQNVNAHCVKRGNLWTAKLRRDYFPSPRSFFSVFAGIVFFLTVAQTVFTILSYTK; encoded by the coding sequence ATGCTTCGTAGTATGCCTCCCACTTCGCTAGAGCATAGTATATTTAGGGTCCGTCATCAATTGCGCAAAGTCAACGAGAAAGCCTATGACCCAGAGGTCCTAGCCATTGGCCCTTATCACTATGGAAATGACAAGTTCAAATTCATGGAGAAGCAAAAATTGCGATACCTGCAGCAATTGCTTGAGAGGAGAAAGGAGAGCGTTGACAGGTATATGCCGACTCTCAGGGAAATGGAACAACGGGCGTGTAATTGCTATGCGGAAACCATCGACCTCTCCCAAGAAAAGTTTCTTGCGATGATGCTCATTGATGGCTGTTTCATCGTTGAGTTGTTCCGTAAGTACAATAACAAGATACCGATAGACGAAGACGATCTGCTTATGCATGGATTAGGGATTCGAAACAGCATTATGCGCGATTTACTGCTGCTAGAGAACCAGCTCCCACTTTTCGTCTTGAGCAAGCTACATGACCTGACTAAAGATCCGGGCGACGAGAGTGAGTTCGGCTTTTATGCCAGGGTGTACTTCGACGTCCCCATACAAAATTGGACGATTGGCGAGGAGACGGAGCATCTTCTACATCTATATCATACGTGGCACACTTCGGACTTGCCTAAACCGAATCGGTCAGATTGCTTGTTAGTTTGCACACCAATTAAATTCTCGGCGACAGAGCTGAGGGATTCAAGAGTCAAGTTTAAGGCTGAGAAAGGGGACCAACTGAGCGACATCAAATTCGAGAATGAGACACTCGAGATAGCGGTCTTAAAAGTAGAAGACCATACCGAATCAAAATTTCGAAACCTGGTCGCATACGAGCAGCATTGTCGAAGGAGAGACATCAACTACTTTACGGATTACGTTAACTTCATGGATAATCTCATAAACTCTTCAATGGACGTGGAGTTTCTTCGCCGTGCAGGGATTATTGAGAATTATTTGAGGGATGACAAGGTGGTTGCGCAGATGTTCAACCAGATGGGCAACCACGTCGCTATATCCAATTCCTATTACTGTAAGATCTTCCAAAATGTGAATGCGCATTGTGTCAAGAGGGGCAACCTCTGGACGGCGAAACTAAGGAGGGACTATTTCCCTAGTCCTCGGTCTTTCTTTTCCGTTTTCGCAGGCATTGTGTTCTTTCTCACAGTAGCACAAACAGTATTTACTATTCTTTCTTACACAAAGTAA
- the LOC104417120 gene encoding UPF0481 protein At3g47200 isoform X2 has product MSNHQFNQHARIYDCSVVQDHVSIHIESMLRSMPPTSLEHSIFRVRHQLRKVNEKAYDPEVLAIGPYHYGNDKFKFMEKQKLRYLQQLLERRKESVDRYMPTLREMEQRACNCYAETIDLSQEKFLAMMLIDGCFIVELFRKYNNKIPIDEDDLLMHGLGIRNSIMRDLLLLENQLPLFVLSKLHDLTKDPGDESEFGFYARVYFDVPIQNWTIGEETEHLLHLYHTWHTSDLPKPNRSDCLLVCTPIKFSATELRDSRVKFKAEKGDQLSDIKFENETLEIAVLKVEDHTESKFRNLVAYEQHCRRRDINYFTDYVNFMDNLINSSMDVEFLRRAGIIENYLRDDKVVAQMFNQMGNHVAISNSYYCKIFQNVNAHCVKRGNLWTAKLRRDYFPSPRSFFSVFAGIVFFLTVAQTVFTILSYTK; this is encoded by the exons ATGAGCAATCACCAATTCAATCAA CATGCTAGGATCTATGACTGTTCCGTGGTGCAAGATCATGTTTCAATCCACATCGAGAGTATGCTTCGTAGTATGCCTCCCACTTCGCTAGAGCATAGTATATTTAGGGTCCGTCATCAATTGCGCAAAGTCAACGAGAAAGCCTATGACCCAGAGGTCCTAGCCATTGGCCCTTATCACTATGGAAATGACAAGTTCAAATTCATGGAGAAGCAAAAATTGCGATACCTGCAGCAATTGCTTGAGAGGAGAAAGGAGAGCGTTGACAGGTATATGCCGACTCTCAGGGAAATGGAACAACGGGCGTGTAATTGCTATGCGGAAACCATCGACCTCTCCCAAGAAAAGTTTCTTGCGATGATGCTCATTGATGGCTGTTTCATCGTTGAGTTGTTCCGTAAGTACAATAACAAGATACCGATAGACGAAGACGATCTGCTTATGCATGGATTAGGGATTCGAAACAGCATTATGCGCGATTTACTGCTGCTAGAGAACCAGCTCCCACTTTTCGTCTTGAGCAAGCTACATGACCTGACTAAAGATCCGGGCGACGAGAGTGAGTTCGGCTTTTATGCCAGGGTGTACTTCGACGTCCCCATACAAAATTGGACGATTGGCGAGGAGACGGAGCATCTTCTACATCTATATCATACGTGGCACACTTCGGACTTGCCTAAACCGAATCGGTCAGATTGCTTGTTAGTTTGCACACCAATTAAATTCTCGGCGACAGAGCTGAGGGATTCAAGAGTCAAGTTTAAGGCTGAGAAAGGGGACCAACTGAGCGACATCAAATTCGAGAATGAGACACTCGAGATAGCGGTCTTAAAAGTAGAAGACCATACCGAATCAAAATTTCGAAACCTGGTCGCATACGAGCAGCATTGTCGAAGGAGAGACATCAACTACTTTACGGATTACGTTAACTTCATGGATAATCTCATAAACTCTTCAATGGACGTGGAGTTTCTTCGCCGTGCAGGGATTATTGAGAATTATTTGAGGGATGACAAGGTGGTTGCGCAGATGTTCAACCAGATGGGCAACCACGTCGCTATATCCAATTCCTATTACTGTAAGATCTTCCAAAATGTGAATGCGCATTGTGTCAAGAGGGGCAACCTCTGGACGGCGAAACTAAGGAGGGACTATTTCCCTAGTCCTCGGTCTTTCTTTTCCGTTTTCGCAGGCATTGTGTTCTTTCTCACAGTAGCACAAACAGTATTTACTATTCTTTCTTACACAAAGTAA
- the LOC104417120 gene encoding UPF0481 protein At3g47200 isoform X1, with the protein MSNHQFNQPIQHARIYDCSVVQDHVSIHIESMLRSMPPTSLEHSIFRVRHQLRKVNEKAYDPEVLAIGPYHYGNDKFKFMEKQKLRYLQQLLERRKESVDRYMPTLREMEQRACNCYAETIDLSQEKFLAMMLIDGCFIVELFRKYNNKIPIDEDDLLMHGLGIRNSIMRDLLLLENQLPLFVLSKLHDLTKDPGDESEFGFYARVYFDVPIQNWTIGEETEHLLHLYHTWHTSDLPKPNRSDCLLVCTPIKFSATELRDSRVKFKAEKGDQLSDIKFENETLEIAVLKVEDHTESKFRNLVAYEQHCRRRDINYFTDYVNFMDNLINSSMDVEFLRRAGIIENYLRDDKVVAQMFNQMGNHVAISNSYYCKIFQNVNAHCVKRGNLWTAKLRRDYFPSPRSFFSVFAGIVFFLTVAQTVFTILSYTK; encoded by the exons ATGAGCAATCACCAATTCAATCAA CCAATACAGCATGCTAGGATCTATGACTGTTCCGTGGTGCAAGATCATGTTTCAATCCACATCGAGAGTATGCTTCGTAGTATGCCTCCCACTTCGCTAGAGCATAGTATATTTAGGGTCCGTCATCAATTGCGCAAAGTCAACGAGAAAGCCTATGACCCAGAGGTCCTAGCCATTGGCCCTTATCACTATGGAAATGACAAGTTCAAATTCATGGAGAAGCAAAAATTGCGATACCTGCAGCAATTGCTTGAGAGGAGAAAGGAGAGCGTTGACAGGTATATGCCGACTCTCAGGGAAATGGAACAACGGGCGTGTAATTGCTATGCGGAAACCATCGACCTCTCCCAAGAAAAGTTTCTTGCGATGATGCTCATTGATGGCTGTTTCATCGTTGAGTTGTTCCGTAAGTACAATAACAAGATACCGATAGACGAAGACGATCTGCTTATGCATGGATTAGGGATTCGAAACAGCATTATGCGCGATTTACTGCTGCTAGAGAACCAGCTCCCACTTTTCGTCTTGAGCAAGCTACATGACCTGACTAAAGATCCGGGCGACGAGAGTGAGTTCGGCTTTTATGCCAGGGTGTACTTCGACGTCCCCATACAAAATTGGACGATTGGCGAGGAGACGGAGCATCTTCTACATCTATATCATACGTGGCACACTTCGGACTTGCCTAAACCGAATCGGTCAGATTGCTTGTTAGTTTGCACACCAATTAAATTCTCGGCGACAGAGCTGAGGGATTCAAGAGTCAAGTTTAAGGCTGAGAAAGGGGACCAACTGAGCGACATCAAATTCGAGAATGAGACACTCGAGATAGCGGTCTTAAAAGTAGAAGACCATACCGAATCAAAATTTCGAAACCTGGTCGCATACGAGCAGCATTGTCGAAGGAGAGACATCAACTACTTTACGGATTACGTTAACTTCATGGATAATCTCATAAACTCTTCAATGGACGTGGAGTTTCTTCGCCGTGCAGGGATTATTGAGAATTATTTGAGGGATGACAAGGTGGTTGCGCAGATGTTCAACCAGATGGGCAACCACGTCGCTATATCCAATTCCTATTACTGTAAGATCTTCCAAAATGTGAATGCGCATTGTGTCAAGAGGGGCAACCTCTGGACGGCGAAACTAAGGAGGGACTATTTCCCTAGTCCTCGGTCTTTCTTTTCCGTTTTCGCAGGCATTGTGTTCTTTCTCACAGTAGCACAAACAGTATTTACTATTCTTTCTTACACAAAGTAA